One segment of Moorella sp. E308F DNA contains the following:
- a CDS encoding S-layer homology domain-containing protein: MSQVPGFIGWACKLAITLLFSLILWTQVPLSTGQALGQNPGDQRSNETGNSAPAFTDIQGHWAETVIQEAASVGYVHGYPDGTFRPDNPVTRAEAVTFIVKALQRVQYLPDINLPPDMMAEYFPDTRDHWAGQKGSLPLAFSASLVTTEDARAGNRFEPDAPATRLEAVIWLARAVNPALEARRRIKEERQREGWSAEAQAAVLTGLENIRWPFRDTVAEKVRSYVMQGIKSGLISGFPDGRFGGNEIVTRGQMVAMLQRLQPIASLSTQHPEINEPVMPERGRIMEARQSWPPAAGKSPRILNGDNKEDWPALNRLVMALRSVEKFEPPSGVGDLPVAPPHREMLYIRFADGSEDILYPAVRCETTPTGGRRCTPEPDWMILNSQVVHSPLLWDYYHGQMKMDMPLVLSPAT, translated from the coding sequence ATGTCACAAGTGCCCGGGTTCATCGGGTGGGCTTGCAAGCTTGCCATCACCCTGTTATTCTCGCTAATCCTTTGGACACAGGTGCCACTGTCCACAGGGCAAGCACTTGGGCAGAACCCTGGCGACCAAAGGAGTAACGAAACTGGCAATTCAGCACCGGCTTTTACAGATATCCAGGGTCATTGGGCGGAGACCGTAATTCAAGAAGCGGCGTCCGTTGGCTATGTGCACGGCTACCCGGATGGTACTTTTCGTCCTGATAATCCGGTCACCCGGGCCGAGGCGGTCACCTTTATCGTGAAAGCTCTGCAGCGGGTACAGTACCTACCAGATATTAACTTGCCGCCGGATATGATGGCCGAATATTTCCCGGATACTCGGGACCACTGGGCCGGGCAAAAAGGCTCCTTACCCCTTGCCTTTTCAGCCTCCCTGGTAACCACCGAAGATGCCCGGGCGGGCAACCGGTTTGAGCCCGATGCCCCTGCGACCCGGCTAGAGGCTGTCATATGGCTGGCCCGGGCCGTAAACCCCGCCCTGGAGGCGCGTCGTCGCATTAAAGAAGAGCGCCAAAGGGAAGGATGGTCGGCGGAGGCCCAAGCGGCTGTGCTCACGGGATTAGAAAACATCCGCTGGCCATTCCGGGATACGGTAGCAGAAAAAGTAAGAAGCTATGTTATGCAAGGGATTAAATCAGGGCTGATCAGTGGCTTCCCGGATGGGAGATTCGGTGGCAATGAAATCGTAACCAGAGGACAAATGGTCGCGATGCTACAGCGCTTGCAGCCGATAGCATCCCTGTCAACCCAGCATCCCGAGATTAACGAGCCCGTAATGCCAGAACGTGGTCGTATTATGGAAGCACGTCAAAGCTGGCCTCCGGCTGCAGGAAAATCGCCGCGTATTTTAAATGGCGATAATAAGGAAGACTGGCCGGCGCTGAACCGCTTGGTAATGGCCTTACGCAGTGTAGAAAAATTCGAACCCCCGTCCGGGGTAGGCGATCTCCCGGTTGCACCACCGCACAGGGAAATGTTGTATATTCGTTTCGCCGATGGCAGTGAAGATATCCTGTATCCAGCAGTACGCTGTGAGACTACCCCCACAGGTGGACGACGCTGCACACCGGAACCGGATTGGATGATCCTTAATAGTCAGGTCGTTCATTCACCATTACTCTGGGATTATTACCACGGACAGATGAAAATGGACATGCCACTTGTACTTTCGCCGGCAACTTGA
- a CDS encoding YvrJ family protein, whose product MENLWVQIGNYGFPMVIAFYLLVRVEKKLDDLTAAIQALAQSLNRAAPG is encoded by the coding sequence ATGGAAAACCTCTGGGTCCAGATCGGCAACTATGGCTTCCCCATGGTCATCGCCTTTTACCTCTTAGTCAGGGTGGAGAAAAAACTCGACGACCTGACGGCGGCCATCCAAGCCCTGGCCCAATCTTTGAACAGGGCCGCGCCGGGCTAA
- a CDS encoding DUF2922 domain-containing protein, producing MLTKRLELIFQNAAGRRTTLAVQDPRDNLTEAEVRAVMDLILARNIFTSPGGDLTAIVGARIVTRDVTDIIAA from the coding sequence ATGCTTACCAAACGCCTGGAATTGATCTTCCAGAATGCCGCCGGCCGCCGCACCACCCTGGCCGTCCAGGACCCACGCGACAACCTGACCGAAGCTGAAGTCCGGGCCGTCATGGACCTTATCCTGGCCAGGAACATCTTTACCTCGCCCGGCGGCGACTTGACGGCTATCGTCGGGGCCCGTATCGTCACCAGGGATGTCACCGACATCATCGCTGCTTAA
- a CDS encoding DUF1659 domain-containing protein translates to MAVISTPLATTLRLQVQTGTDATGQPVYRVRSYSRVKPSASDQDVYDVAQAIGSLQVHPVNAVSRVNENDLSAGA, encoded by the coding sequence ATGGCTGTGATCAGTACCCCGCTGGCCACCACTTTACGCCTGCAGGTGCAGACCGGGACCGACGCTACTGGGCAGCCCGTTTACCGGGTGCGCTCCTACAGCCGCGTCAAACCCTCTGCCAGCGACCAGGATGTCTACGACGTCGCCCAGGCCATCGGCAGCTTGCAGGTACATCCCGTTAACGCCGTCAGCCGCGTTAACGAGAACGACCTCAGTGCCGGCGCCTAA